In the Arachis hypogaea cultivar Tifrunner chromosome 20, arahy.Tifrunner.gnm2.J5K5, whole genome shotgun sequence genome, TCATTATTCACAAGGACATACACCTAGAGAACTAACTATGATGTTTGAACCATGAAAGTGACATAGATTTGAACATGTTTTTATGTGGTGGTGAGCAAACCGCACATGCATCAGTTTGCAAGTTTGTGGCAAAAATTCTTCggtttcatgtattattattattattattaggtaaATGTTACGGTGTTTAAAAGATGGTgtttatttatcaaaaaaatattattattattattattttataaagattAAACGAAACAGATCTGTTTAActaatttttatgattaattaattaaagagttgataaaataaaaaatattttaaaattataaattttatatataatatattattttattgtatttaaataaatatttaatcaaattaatttttatgattttattttcgttagttcattttcaaaattttaattttatcccatagccattataaaagaagaaagagaaggacaACGAGAAATAAcacgaaaaaaatcaaactacaccttcttttaatttcttttcgaGTTTTTCTTTGTCAAAAATAATTAGCTACATGATAGAAAAGTTGTttgtaattttatctttcaatgtTTGAGAaatatcaagaaaaaaaaaagtatagataaCTAACTAAGTGGAGTGGacttaagttaattttttaaattttaaaaaatgcacCAATCATTATTTTTGTAGTGCGTACATTTATcattttcttcctcctcttcttctacttctttcctctcttcttcttcttcattaaatcTGCACTGTAGCACTGTACTACCCATCATCGTTAGTCGTGTACTCGTGTGCCACGCCGCCCATCTTCGTGCATTGGTCTGTGGCCGTCGCAGTGGCACACACCAGTCCGTTGTGTGCTGTGTCCACCGTGTCACCTATTGCCTGCGCAACAGTCCGTCGCGCATCGTGCCCACTGCGCCACCATCATCTGGGCACCAATCGCCACACAcgtcatcttctttttcttttccgttGCACACTGCCCTACCGCACCGCCCATCATCCTGCACCAGTCGTCACTCACTTCTTCTTACTTCTCCTCCTCCTAGGTGTTGGATAatgggataagtacttttttcgtccctaaggtttgagatcaaaatcaaaatcgtctctgacctttttttgttattaaaatcatcttcaacgttacaaaatgttataaaatcgtccttttctacttcaattttattttttttaccaaattattcttattaaatataaaaaattataaaattataaaataaaataaaaaataaaaaaaaagaaagaaaacaaaggggaaggggaaggggaatcACGCAGAGGGTGGGGGACagggaaaaagaaaggggaggtcATGCCGTCGTTTGGGCTGCCTTGGAGGTGCACCCGCTGCCGCCCCTGCGTCCAACCCGCAGCCACCGACCGTCGCAAGCTTGCATGGAGGTACCGCCGCTGCCGTCCAGCTCCCGACCCTCCGTTGTTCGCTGTTCGAGTTCTACCTGCCTCTTCTCGAAGCCGCCACTTGCCCCTGCAAGCCCTCGCCGCTTTGTCCTCCGTCTCGATTCCAAGGGAAGACCGCCACCAGGAGTGGTGGTGGATTAGTCACGCACTTCTCCCTTCCGTGCCGCGAAATCACCGACGGCAGCTCTGCTCCTCACATCGTCATCAATGGCGGTTGTCCGCGGGTTCGGCACCTCCCAAGGAAGAAACCGAGCCCTGTCCCGTCGCCGCCGCTGAAGTGAGGTCCCGTCGCCATCGAGCCCTGTTGTTGCTTCTGCTTTTCTGCTTTTGCTTTATGCCTTCTGCTTCTACTTttgcttctatttttgcttttgttgTTGCTTCACCATTGTTGATTCACCCTTcacaattgttgttgttaatttattattggtgATACTGCTTCTGATTATAGTAAATTAGTAATTGCTTCTGATTATAGTAATTGCATGGTGGCAGTGATGATGGTGGTGAGGAAAGGGAGAGTGAGGAGGTGCAAAGGGGAAGAGGTGATGGCTATATTgctgttaatttaattttttgcttCTACTTTTGCTATGTTCTGTCTGCCTGATAAAATGAAGAAGAGTGAGAAGCTGGAAGGGGAGGAGGGGTGGGTGTCCTCCGGCAATGGTAATTGCCGCGGCGAAGGTGAGAAGAAGAGGGTGATGGTGAAGAGTAGAAAGAAGGGGATTGGGGGAGGGGTGGGGGGAGAGACCGAAAAGATGCTGGGGAGTGGGTGGGGTggggtttttctcttttttttttttaatattatttttattaataatgaaggataatttggtcaaaaaatataattgaagtagaaaagaacgattttataatgttttgtaatgtttgggatgattttaataagaaaaaaaggtcggggacaattttgattttgacctcaaaccttagggacgaaaaaagtacttattccCTGGATAATTTATATAActagttttggattttttttatcttttggatCTTAGatgtgttttttttatatgttttcgacgttttttttatgttttggatGGTTCTTTTTTTTAGacttttggatgtttcttttattaattttcagatttttttcaatatttttggatATGTCGTTTTGttaggttttaaattttttaaattgattttagatcttctttttattagattttggatgttttttttgttatgttttaaatatttctttttattaggttttagatattcgttttataataattttagatatttatttttaattgattttagatgtttctgatgataatttaaaattacatatattaaaaaaaaatttaaaatatggcacaattcattttttttgttttttttaatgtaCTTATTTTTCTATTAGTTGGTTACAGTTGATTATATTCTCAGTTAGTTACCTAATAAATTTGTTAAGAAAATACAGGAGCAAAAAAAACTCCCCAATTGATGGTTGGTCAAAGAAAAGAGGAAAGtgtaataattattattagatCACCACTACATATTTTTTACACGTAGGTGCAAAtatgattattattaattaattatatattgaaattactttttaattaataaaataaagaggAGGTATATTACTGATTGTTAAGAAAATATTAGTATTAAGATAATATATATTCAaatcttgttttttattttttaaaagaatatatatttatatcctAACCCAAATaacatttacaaaatttaaagtgAGATCTTTCTATTCTAAGTGAGCTACACTCAAAATTTATTAGTCTTAGTTAGAATTATAAGTAAGCTGTGACACGCGGGTCAACCTACTCAGATAAAGAAGGGTTCGGATTTAGTGATTCGAATCCGATCCGACTTGGAAAACAAGTCACAGTTCTCTCCCACTATATCGATTAGAAAAAGTATGAGgagtcaatgaaatatttatacaatgtgtataatagaggtttagggagtattagagatataatcattagtgttacttttTTCTATTAGCTGAAGTTTTTGGAATGAGTAGTATCATAACATGGTATTAGAACGCTAGAtccaaaaggtcaagagttcgattcttggtgaactccaaaatcagtttaagcttttggggagatgtttattatcgctaGTACTCGGATGGTTGTTTTAGATAGTATGagaaatgttcattttgtaactcaatagcccattgtatacattgtacaaatagtccattgtcttcCTAGCGAGATCCGGTCGGTTATTATCTAGAGAGTAATAACCAACTAAAcgtaaactaattttttatattgtaagaaaataaattatcTACAATTTTTTTAGATAAGATCATCATTACAGATGATTAAATTGTCATTTTTTTCTATAGAAGTATAAATATTCTATCAGTTTAAATATTTCTTaattcattttatatttattatttaaattcttGTTAACTTAAAGCATTAGAATTCTTTAAATGTACTTTTTTTTGGATGTGTCTTTTTTTTTAGTCAATGGATTAGACAATTCACAGTCCTAAGTTACACAATAACATAAGTTCTATATTCTTCACTGAGAATTCGAACCTGAGTGCAACTCCCAACGAGATAGGTGATGTTGCCATTGATCCAAGGCCTCCGTTGCTGGACGTGTTTTTATatatacttttcttttctttttttttttggccaaGACCCGGACCGCCAAGCCGGCCCAGATCCAAAGAGAGCAAAGCTCCAAATCCAACCCGACCCGTATTCTAAAACACACGGATTTGTAGTTTTTGTTTCCTTTGGgcctaagtttttttttttttttttaaaaagagctTTTTTTATTTGCTCAAAATCACTCTGATGTATCATGATTTAATTGAGTGTTGCTTTGAACTAACTTAAATgtagatattttaaaaaagaaagtaACGACCTGCAAGTATAGGTATATGTCATCGTCATATAATGATCATTGATATACACCCgacacaaaatatttttcattatattttcaaTATGATAGATATGAGACATCTATAACAATATTTCACTATCTGATTTTTTAGAAAGGCACCCTCAAGATATATATTTTTGGGCAGGCAAGTTTTGTACCTTTCATATTATATGAATTATGCTCTTGCTTTAATAATATATTAGGTTATATTTGTCATTTTGGTGATGGTATGATTCATAAAAATGCCGAGGGTATATGAAAAGTTAACTACTAAATTGATTATAAAATATttggtataaatatatatatgttatttttctaattatagctaaaaatctattaaaattatattcttaaaatattttttaaaaatacatatataatatttgataattttgtcacaatctttatattttttagagCTTTTTATGTTATGTTGATCTTTTATATGCATCTAAATCTTTGGAAGACATTTTTAGAAATGAATATTTTCATACATagtagatataaaaaaaattttgcacaAACAACTAATTGTGTATTGTTAcattatcaaaaaataataagtttttaattattgtctaaaaaattatgattaaattattctattttaaaaacttttaactAAATTCCTACGCtagttttaaatttataaataaatcgTTTTTAATAACaaatgttacaaaaatatttttattcgtgTCATACTACTAATGAATATGTCTCAATACTAATGAATATGTCTCAACATGTTttgttaaattaaatattttttgaaaacaataAAGACGTGATTATAAATTTAAGGTTAAATTAATCTGTCaatctttataatttttatcaaatttataattaagtttttatattttttttcttttcaattaagtcTTTATAATTTATACAttgttaattttgtaattaaattcttattaacagtaaatattaaaaaattataatgtgtGAATTTACTAATATACCCATACCCTTACTTTATACTTTACATAGGATTTataccgtttttttttttttgtgactatagGATTTATACCGTTTAAATCTCCTTTCCCTTTAACTAAACCCAAATTAAAAAAGTATacaaaattacaaattcaattaaaaaatttatggtTTTGAAAATTGGACCGAGCCCAATGGTCCAACCAGTCGAACTATGACTGAAGACTTTTAAAGTTTGAACCAGGTATTGGTGAACCTCTTGAACCGGAACTCTCAACTTTTTCCCCGCATCCGTTGTTTCCTAACCAGAATCTCTAAACGACACCGTTTcaaaaggagaaggagaaaacAACTACGACGGAAAGAAGAATTGTCAGGTTAGTAGTAGCCAAGGACTCGTGCATCTGTCTCCTCCGCCTCCGCCTCCGCTCGCCACCGCAGGTTCGTCTGCTCCCGCCGCTGCTATCGTCAAAAACTGTTTGGAGCTGGTTTAGAGAAGTATCATGAAGAAGGATGCGATGACCGATAGGACTCGGAATCGGAGCTTCCCGGTGGACCCGAATGTGCCACGATGGGTTTGTCAGAACTGTCGCAACCCTCTCTGCATCGTCGGCGTGGATTCCTACGCCGACAAGTTCTTCTCCGACCCCTCTCGCTCCGGTCAGTTAGGGTTTCTTCCCTTCCCTTCCCTTACGCCCTATATATTATATCATTTAAGAGATTATTAAattcttttgttaatttttcacCATTCGTTGATTTAAttgattgcattaataaatctgtaaattggaacatgctGTGATATGCTTACTTGCGATGGTTTATGCCTGATAAAGGGATGCAAGGATCATCAATTCATGTTGCCAGTAGTGTGCTAAGTACGACTAAGATGGATAATTCGTATGTTGTGTTGCCGAAGCAGAAACCTCCTCGTCCTCGCTCCGGTGCGAACAGTCAGCCTGATGCTGCCGCTGCTTCGCAGCCAGGAAAGGCTATGGAGGAGTCTTTTGTTGTTGTGTACAAGTCAGAGTCTGCCTCTGATGGCAGTGGGAGCCACGTGGTTCCCAGCGGGTCTGATCACAATGGCCATTTGCAGCCTCATAATTCGGGGTTTAACTCAACTATTACTGTCCTGACTCGTGCATTTGATATTGCCACGACGCAGACACAGGTATTGATTGAAGAAACCTATAGGTAGTGTTTGAAATATGCAAAAGtaggatttgatgatttgagctGTGAATCACTTCTTATGTTACGAATGCTAttgtttgattttattgctttgtcTTTGAAATCTTATCGAAATTGAAAGGAATCAATTTGGTTATGATACTTGAATACAATAGAATAAAATCGATTTCTAttattgatttttgaagcaattAAATTGTTCCATCTCAGGTTGAGCAGCCTTTATGCCTTGACTGCATGAGGGTATTGTCTGATAAGCTTGATAAGGAGGTTGAAGATGTCAACAGGGACATTGAAGCATATGAGGCCTGTCTTAAACGTTTGGAGGGAGAAACTAGAGATGTCCTCAGTGAGGCTGACTTTCTCAAGGAGAAATTGAAGGTGCTCATCAGGTTCACTATCTCCATTGTGTTAGTTAGTTTACTATTTCTTGATCATGCAAACTGTTAGTATTTAGTGGTAATAACTGTAGAGATAAATCGATTAATAAACAATAATTGCTGCCAGTGCATGTTTGCATGATATATTGGTTGATTGTACAGTAAACTCGCATTGCAATTTGTCATCGTTTATAATTTATCTTGCCATGGTTCCATGCAAAAGGGGTGATATCAcaccataattaataaaattgcaaATCTTTAATATGATAGTACACTTGATGTTGCAACTTGCAACAATAATAAGTTCTAGGAAGTTCACTTGGATATTGTTCTATGTTATCTTGAATTTTGTTAAAGCTTCCAATTCTACCCCAATCCCGAGGTAATCTGATCTTGCATATTAACTTTATCAGAATTTTATAATGCCACTTATATGTACTACATATCTAGAAATTAATGTAAACATTTTCTAATATCTATGAGATATATGCTATTTGTTTCCATCTCTAAGTGGAAATGATTGTTTTGCAGCagctttaatttcaaatcattctTTGCTGTGGACATATGGAATTGATATATGAGTTGTTTTTACCTTGAGAAATTCTGTTATGGTTACATCATTTTGTTTAGGatgccatttaatttttttaccaaGCTGAATTAGTGATTTATTACTGAATGTAATTCAAgattgaggaagaagaaaggaggctTGAAGCCGCCATTGAAGAATCTGAGAAGCAGAATGCTGAAGTAAAAGCTGAACTAAGGGAACTAGAGTTAAAGTCAAGCCgctttaaggaattggaggaacGGTATAGGTTTCCATGTTCCTTACAacgtgatattttttaataaaatgacaACATAGTTCAAGATGCTTCATAGATCCTTGATTCTTTGATCCTAAAAGAATATTTGCTACAAATGTGGAGTGatctttatttcttgttctctgaAACTTTTGGATGCTTGATTTCAATCTCTGATTTCATGTGTCTGAAATTGTAACAGGTACTGGCATGAGTTTAATAATTTTCAGTTTCAATTAACTTCTTATCAGGTTtgtcagtattttttttttttcctgccttaGTTGAATACCCACATAATATCTACCATGGTCCATGGAAAAATTTATTCTAGCAATTTAATTAGAGcatctctgtttattgcttttatttAGTGACTTTGATGTCTGAGCACTGAGCAAGAATAGTTAAATAAACAGGAGGAGAGAGATGCCATTTTGGCCAAGATTGAAGTTTCACAAGCACATTTAGAATTGTTGAAGAAAACCAATGTGCTTAATGATGCCTTCCCCATTTCACATGATGGAGAATTTGGAACCATCAACAATTTTCGACTTGGAAGGCTCCCCAAAATTCCAGTAAGATGCAATCAtgttgtgtttcttgttttaatATGTTGTTGACCCTAATGTGCATCGTCTTTGTTTCTTGATTTGCATCTTTGACATTTAGAGTAATTGACAAGCTACCATGCTATATGAATAATATTGAATACACAGTCATCAGTTTGAGTTGCAATACTATTTATTTGTTTCATGCTTTGCCCAATTTTCATTCTGGATTGTGGTCTGAAGGATCTGCTTCTTCTGAATGCTAAATTTTGCAGTTCTTCATTCCTGTTATCTTAAATATTAGTTCTTGCAAATTGAGGATTCAATCTTTTCACATGATATTTACTATTTGCATAGGTTGAATGGGATGAGATAAATGCTGCATGGGGCCAAGCTTGCCTTCTCCTCCATACAATGTGCCAGTATTTTCGACCAAAGTTTCAGTATCCATTTCATTATGCAAATAGGACTATcttttttctagttatttttaatGTAGTTGAACTTCTTCTGGGTCTTGGTGAATCCAGTTCCAAACATGTGATTGGGAATTCTTAATGCATGACTTATCAAATCCTTATtcatagattaaaaaaaaagtgcTTGTTCAAATTATGTTCTTCTTACAGCTGTTATGAAGAAAATATCACAAATAATGATTTTGGAAGCATACTTCTGCTTCATGGGCATATGCATTTAATTTAAGATCTTGGAATTCAAGCTAAGGTCATATGTATTTAATTGTTAAAATCTTGTCGGAAGGCAAGCTAAACTTCATTAAGTACTGTTATCCTCTTTTGCTGTATTGCATTACATGGACACTATTGTCTACACTTTTTCCcctctaattattttttaattttggggATAAATTTCTTGAGATAATGTCTACAAATATTTGGTGGCAGATAGTCTAGGTTGCTGATAACAGTttaattagaattaggattttttatttgtatctttTGTATTTATGGTATATTTGTAGGTTTTTAATTGTGTTGAATTTTTATGGCTAACTGAAACTTTGTCCTAAATGTTTACACATCTCATTGGGCATTTGATATCCTTAATCCATCGATCTTTAGATATCGGATAAAAATAATTCCTATGGGCAGCTACCCTCGTATCACAGATAGCAACAACAGTACCTATGAGCTGTAAGTATGCTACATGTTGTTTTTGTTTTGGCCgttttttatttgtctttatttggAATATAACATTTGATTTAGTCTTAAGTGGAGTCAAAATCTGAAGTATAATGTTTGAAGGGATGTCAGATTCAACTGGCTGGCTGATAGCAAATTCAAATTGTCCAGCATTCAGTTATATACATTTATATACAGAGTTCAGTCATGGTTGATTTGTTTCAAAACAATCATCATTGGATGGGGTTGATTTTGCAGGTTTGGTCCAGTGAACTTGTTCTGGAGTACACGCTATGACAAAGCAATGACATTGTTTTTGGCATGCCTCAAGGATTTTGCAGAATTTGCCAAGTccaaagatcaagaaaataatattccCCCTGAGAAATGTTTCAAACTTCCATACAAGTAAGTACCATCGCATATAATACTGATACATATTAATTGTAGTGAGTTTTATCTTTGGACACTGACCAAATGCCTAAAAGTTTACCTTCCACTGTTTCACATTGAGATCATCATTACTCTTAATTGTTGGATGAAGAGAAATTTGGTGTTGGTGTCATCAAATTTAAATCCTTTTGAATTACATTTCATGCCTTTTGCTAAGTATGCTGATGAAGAATTATGGAGGGAATAATACCCAAGGCGTTCATTTTGCGCTGATCTCTGAGAGAGTAATGTG is a window encoding:
- the LOC112784812 gene encoding beclin-1-like protein, producing the protein MKKDAMTDRTRNRSFPVDPNVPRWVCQNCRNPLCIVGVDSYADKFFSDPSRSGMQGSSIHVASSVLSTTKMDNSYVVLPKQKPPRPRSGANSQPDAAAASQPGKAMEESFVVVYKSESASDGSGSHVVPSGSDHNGHLQPHNSGFNSTITVLTRAFDIATTQTQVEQPLCLDCMRVLSDKLDKEVEDVNRDIEAYEACLKRLEGETRDVLSEADFLKEKLKIEEEERRLEAAIEESEKQNAEVKAELRELELKSSRFKELEERYWHEFNNFQFQLTSYQEERDAILAKIEVSQAHLELLKKTNVLNDAFPISHDGEFGTINNFRLGRLPKIPVEWDEINAAWGQACLLLHTMCQYFRPKFQYRIKIIPMGSYPRITDSNNSTYELFGPVNLFWSTRYDKAMTLFLACLKDFAEFAKSKDQENNIPPEKCFKLPYKIDNDKVENYSITQSFNKQENWTKALKYTLCNLKWALYWFVGNTNFQPLSAIVSSHSEVPAVGSLYTKRGTEPNKS